The proteins below come from a single Ignavibacteriales bacterium genomic window:
- a CDS encoding glucosamine-6-phosphate deaminase yields the protein MSEFKLSAVEKHFLDLSNKKLIYPPTEKIPVIQVGNFALLGKFTALRFLEWVQNNPDGVISLPTGKTPEYFIKQVTHYLKSWDEENVKKELKNFSVDTSIKPDMGSLHFVQIDEFYPIDSYQHNSFYYYVQRFYIDNFGLDSKKSLLINVNEIGTAENLPLEQIFPEKKVDLSLRARYPSSKLERLQKRTVEIVDEFCTNYERRIRELGGIGFFLGGIGPDGHIGFNIQGSDHFSTTRLIETNYETQAAAATDLGGMEIARNRLVITIGLNTITYNPNATAIIIAAGESKSNIIRDSIETSHSNQYPATVLQKLNNSRFYITNGAALRLRERRFTEMESEKALSQFSIERAVINLAVEKQKQVIDLSNEDYKSDRLCGLVIDKTEKNAGEVNQFISKTVLERFNKGIKTLENEKILHTAPHHDDIMLGYMPYIVHLVRNATNKHHFSILTSGFTAVTNAYMFEVMENLKNHIEKDEFKKRFSTKYFEPSFPEGKNRDVNLYLDGLAARSRTIKQEALARRTLRNVIECYGENNLDELNEIVNELKNYFRTQYPGKKDILHVQKLKGMLREWEEEILWAHFGFNTDSISHHRLGFYQGEIFTENPEVDRDVLPVLNLFRKFKPTIITVALDPEGSGPDTHYKVLQAITEALRLYEKEADLSKLKIWGYRNVWYRFHPAEANIYVPVSLNSFALIENAFMNSYNSQKTASFPSWEYDGPFSRLSQKIQTEQYQTIRLCLGRDFFLKHEIPRVRAAHGMIYLKEMSLEEFYTKSIELKKLTENI from the coding sequence CTGGAATGGGTACAAAATAATCCGGACGGAGTAATTTCTTTACCGACTGGAAAGACGCCCGAATATTTTATCAAACAAGTAACTCATTACTTAAAAAGTTGGGATGAAGAAAATGTAAAGAAAGAGTTAAAAAATTTCAGCGTTGATACTTCAATAAAGCCGGATATGGGTTCTCTTCACTTTGTGCAGATTGATGAATTCTATCCGATCGATTCTTATCAGCACAATAGTTTTTATTATTATGTTCAGCGTTTTTACATTGATAATTTCGGACTCGATTCAAAAAAATCTCTTTTGATAAATGTAAATGAGATTGGAACTGCTGAGAATCTTCCTCTCGAACAAATCTTTCCGGAAAAAAAAGTTGATCTTTCGCTTCGAGCTCGATACCCAAGCAGCAAACTTGAACGACTTCAAAAAAGAACAGTAGAAATTGTTGATGAATTTTGTACCAATTACGAAAGAAGAATCCGTGAACTAGGTGGTATCGGATTTTTTCTCGGCGGGATTGGTCCAGATGGACATATCGGTTTTAATATTCAAGGCAGCGATCATTTCTCTACAACGCGGCTTATAGAAACAAATTATGAAACACAGGCTGCGGCTGCTACTGATCTTGGTGGAATGGAAATTGCCAGAAACAGATTAGTGATAACGATTGGCCTCAATACAATTACATATAATCCCAATGCTACCGCAATAATTATTGCGGCGGGAGAATCAAAATCTAATATCATACGTGATTCAATTGAAACTTCACATTCGAATCAATATCCAGCCACTGTACTTCAAAAACTGAATAACTCTCGTTTCTACATTACCAACGGTGCGGCACTCCGTTTACGTGAAAGACGATTTACTGAAATGGAAAGTGAAAAAGCCCTTTCGCAATTTTCAATTGAGAGAGCTGTGATAAATCTTGCTGTTGAAAAACAGAAACAAGTTATTGACTTATCTAATGAAGATTATAAGTCAGACCGGCTTTGCGGATTGGTAATTGACAAAACAGAAAAAAATGCTGGGGAGGTAAATCAATTTATTAGCAAAACTGTTCTCGAGAGGTTTAATAAAGGTATTAAGACACTCGAGAACGAAAAAATTCTTCACACCGCTCCTCATCATGATGACATTATGCTTGGCTACATGCCTTACATTGTTCATTTAGTCCGAAACGCTACAAACAAACATCACTTCTCAATTCTTACAAGCGGATTCACCGCAGTTACAAATGCATATATGTTTGAAGTTATGGAAAATTTGAAGAACCATATTGAAAAAGATGAATTTAAAAAAAGATTCAGCACAAAATATTTTGAGCCTTCGTTTCCTGAAGGGAAAAACCGGGATGTGAATTTATATCTTGATGGTTTAGCCGCGCGAAGCAGAACAATTAAACAAGAAGCGCTGGCGAGAAGAACATTAAGAAATGTAATTGAATGTTACGGCGAGAATAATCTTGATGAACTAAATGAAATTGTGAACGAACTAAAAAATTATTTTAGAACTCAATATCCAGGCAAAAAAGATATTCTCCATGTGCAAAAATTAAAAGGAATGCTGCGCGAGTGGGAGGAAGAAATTTTATGGGCACACTTTGGTTTTAATACAGATAGTATTTCACATCACCGTCTCGGTTTTTATCAAGGAGAAATCTTTACTGAGAATCCGGAAGTTGATAGAGATGTTCTTCCGGTTCTTAATTTATTTAGAAAATTCAAACCAACAATTATTACTGTCGCACTCGATCCCGAAGGAAGCGGACCGGATACTCATTATAAAGTTCTGCAGGCAATCACTGAAGCATTACGGCTTTATGAGAAAGAAGCAGATTTATCAAAACTAAAAATTTGGGGTTACAGAAATGTTTGGTACCGTTTCCATCCCGCTGAAGCTAATATCTATGTGCCGGTAAGTCTAAATAGTTTTGCTCTGATTGAAAACGCCTTTATGAACAGCTACAATTCTCAGAAGACAGCAAGTTTTCCAAGCTGGGAATACGACGGGCCGTTTTCAAGACTTTCGCAAAAGATTCAAACTGAGCAGTATCAAACAATTCGTTTATGTCTTGGAAGAGATTTTTTCTTAAAGCATGAAATCCCGCGTGTTCGTGCGGCACACGGTATGAT